The nucleotide window GGGGATAGAGGGGCTTCAGTGACATGCTGAGGAGCTGGTCCTCCTCCTGGAGCAGAGAGAAGGCGAGAGGGTCACGAGAGGTTCAAGGTGCCAGGAGGCTGGTCAAGCGCCTTTGCCAACAGCTCAGGTGTGAAGGGATAAAGTCACACCCAAGAAACAGGACAGGAATACAAAAGGGGGGGCTGTGGCGAGTCctttgaaagaaacagaaactgaAGACTGGTTAGACACAGGATGAAGGGGAAGGTAGCGTCAAATGCGGCAGCAAGGTTCCAGTTGGTTCAGGGGAAGGAGCATGGGAGGTGGGGATTGTGGGCAGAATGCTCCCACTAAAACCAACAGAAGGGCTGACTGTAGAACTGGGATAAActcatggataaagaagatgtggtggaCTACTACTCggtcatgaaaaagaatgagataatgccatctgcagcaacatggaggcagctagagattattatactaagtgaagtcagagagagacaaatatcatatgatatcacttatatgtggaatctcagaTATGACACAAtcgaacctatctatgaaacagaagcagattcacaAACATAGAGGTTGCCAGGGGGAGGGGTTTGGGGACTGATGTGGTGGGAGGTTGGGGTCAGCAGATGCTAACTAtcgtatatagaatggataaacaacaaggccttactgtatagcacagggaactatatttagtattccatgataaaccataatggaaaagaatattttaaaaaagagtgtatatggatgtataactgaatcgctttgctgtactgcagaaattaactgctgctgctgctaagtcgcttcagtcgtgtctgactgtgtaaccccatagacggaagcccaccaggctcgcccgtccctgggattctccaggcaagaacactggagtgggttgccatttccttctccaatgcatgaaagtgaaaagtgaaagtgaagtcgctcagtcgtgtccaaccctcagcgaccccatggactgcagcctaccaggctcctctgtccatgggattttccaggcaagagtactggagtggggtgccactgccttctccacagaaattaacacaacactgtaaatcaactatacttcattaaagAAAACAGAACCGAGACAAACTCCCAGCGAATGTGGAGTGTCTGCAGATTCCTGGAGAACGTGCCCAGGGAGTCCTTAGCAACCACTCCCAGGGCCTAAGATCCTGGGCGGGGCAGGAGATAAGGTCGCAGGCCTTTTGAACCCTGAACACAGAGGAGTATAGAGCATGGTGGGAAAGATGTCTGCATAAAATCCCTTCTCCAAATCCTGTTCCTGCCGTTTCCCCAATCTGCCCCCCTCAGCCTCCCTGCTGTGAAAGCTCAGTGCCAGTTGCCTAGAGAATAAAGTCTCAGTTCTCCAGATGTAtggttctctccctctttctctaccCACTGAactactccaaggccaatttcAGGTAGACATGTTCTGAGCAGTTGCCCTTCACTCTTCATTCTCTCTTCTTCACCTTTATCCATGTTGATTGAACCACTGTTTAGTGCCATTTAGCTTTAAATGGTGTTTGACAAAATGGGATAACAGAGATGAGAGGAGGCGGGACAAGAGAAGGAAGGGTATGAACCCCGAGTTGAAAgcataacaaaataaaatccacTGACATTTAACTCTGTTCTTACCCACTTGATCTCCTAGGATTCCTATAACAACCCTGTAAGGAatgtaactggagaaggcaatgggaccccactccagtactcttgcctggaaaatcccatggacggaggagcctagtacactgcagtccgtggggtctcgaagagtcagacacgactgagcgacttcactttcacttttcactttcatgcattggagaaggaaatggcaacccactccagtgttcttgcctggagaatcccagggatgggggagcctggtgggctgccgtatctggggtcgcacagagtcggacacgactgaagcaacttagcagcagcagcagcagcaggaaggtgaCACAGGCGTTCCTCATTAACCTCacatatagataagaaaactgaagggcAGTGAAGCTAAATGATTTGTCCAAAGCCTGCCACTGGGAACACCAAGTGTTGAACCcattcattcagatgcttattcgcatatttatgtatttacttctttactcattcatgtgccaggtactgaggcactgttctaagcactggcAAAGAGGGTGGAAAACACAGTGGTTGATTATACAAAGCCTTATTCTAGttggagagacagaaaataaataagtaatatgaTGTTACTAAGTGACAGTACTATGAAAAAGCATTAAGGAGGGTAAGAGACACAGGGAGAGGTGGGGTCCTCTTTTAAATGGAGTGGTCAGAGGGACTTCCAGGGtcagggtccagtggttaagaatccacattcCAGTGCAAGGgagcacaggttggatccctggctggggaactaagatcccacatgctatgctgccaaaacattaatttttaaaaatatctttaatgaaGTAGTCAGAGATTCTATAGCCTGAGCCCTGGAGTACTGAGTACTCTCACCTCTGCTCCATACTGCAGACTCTTGTAGCTGAAGCAAGTCGATGGTCATGTAATGCTCTATAAGCCTCTCCTTTTGCAAATGTTGCCCAGGGCTTAGCATGTGCACATTTGAGTGCCAGAACCCCTCCAGCCCAAGATCCCCCCACCCCCTAGACATCCAGACTATAATGCAGTTCTCTTTAAAAGCCCGCAAAGTTGGACTGCCTTTTTTGGCTTCACATATAGACTATAACCTCCTTAGAAGCAAGAAGAACTTGCACATAGTTTATAATAAGTATATGCTGATTAATCAGTTGATTGATTGATAACATAAAAGCAATTGAAAGAAGTGGGAGACTGCTCCCCTTATTCAACAGTCATATAGTTGCCAGTCAATTCACTGGAGAGATTTTCAAATCGATAAGGTCTCTCCGAGAAAGCCCAGCCTCTCACCATTCCCTAAATCACAGGAGCTCCCCTCCTACACAaacccatcaggtggccagggtcAAACACTAAAAAACCAGATCAGTCCAGGTTACCAAACTAAGGTAGTGGGGTCAATTGGTGACATTTCTGCCAAGAGTGGAGGGTAGCAGAGGGGTGTGAAGAAGAGAACAGAGAAATGGAGACAGAGAATTAGTCCCAAATTATTGAAATCAATCCAACAAGCTATTGTGCGGGAAATGGACTTAGGTAAGTGACAAAGACAAAATGATTCAGGTACTTTGAGCTGCCTAATTTTCACAAACATAGCTCAGtcctgtgtttattttaaaacctttttattgaCAGCACCATCGAACATCTTTTGCTTTTAAAGGTATGCACCTGTGCATATATCCCTGGGGGACTTCACATGCAATTAGCAATGAGTTATTGAAACTTTATATCTTAGAGTTTTAATAATTCCCCCAAATGTGACAATTATACTTCAGCAAAATCGCCTGTGAGGACAGAAGGAAGACTTCAAGCAACAAAACTCCACAATACTGTAACATAATTTAGACCTCTAGGAAGGAGTCATTCTCCCCTGAAAATCAACATTCTTTCCGGATTATTCCCATCAGAATTCAGAGCAGGTTCAGTGTCTTGGCTTCGTACCAAAAGGAGACCACTGATCCACCTAGCAATATGCAAGAAAGTTCCATGTAAACAAAAAAAGTCCAGAAAGAaatacctgaaaaattccattaaaaaatgaCACATCTTCATTAGCTAAATTCCAGATTCCTAAGAACATTCAGATGACAGTGAAGACTAGAGGCTGATGCGAGTTTCATTTGAGCAGCCAGTTTCCAGATTCAACaacttcatttctattttattcctgtGGCTAATCACATGCAAATACACTCAGAAGCACAAATAGGTGACAATTTATCAGCGACAGGGCTATACAATAGGCGTGCTTGCTCAGTCTTAAATAAAAACCCAAACTAGGTCATGTTTCATCATTGCTTTTAAACCAGTCTTTTTTCACAATCTTTAATTGCAAGAGTGTGAAGATACATTAAATCTGGGATAAGTCAGGAAATGTATTTTGTcctcttggggaaaaaatggatataATTTGGCAAAGGAGTAAATGAGTcatgaacaacaaaacaaatttttttaacgCCTGAATTTGTCATTAGCCCTAAGATGAGCTGTTTGTCAGGgaccaataataaaaaatatcagGTTTAAAATCAGTGGAAAATTAAGCACATTAACTCCAAGAATCAATCATGCTGATGTGCTCTTCTCATTTAGCAGTGAGTCCATCAAATTGAGGATAGTCAAAAGTTGAAGAGATCATCACAGAATAGTGAGAGCATTTCATTCACTGTTACATGGTCTGAACTGTACAATCAGGTTGGTAAAGGCTTTATTTTTGCcaacttgtatttttctttaaatatccaaATTCCTATGTAAAGATAACTGTATTTTTACAGTTTggtctcatcttttaaaattatttttttaaagagtaaattcTGCAGAGTGATTATATTAAAAGGATTGTTGGACCCTGGAAGGTCTTTCACCCACAATATCCCTCAAGAACCCTTAGGTTAAGTCAAAGACTCAGAACTAGGGGCTATTCTGCTTCCTGGGGGACCTGTGACAGTGTCTGGGAACATTGTTGGTTGTCACAACTCGGTAGGGTGGGGTGCGGGGGAAGTTACTGatatctagtgggtagaggtcaaGGGATGCTGCAAAAAGTCCTACAAGGCACCAGACAGCCCCACGCAACACAGAGTTATCCAGTTCAGAAGGTCAAGACTGGCACAGcttaatagggacttccctgggaggtccagtggttaagactctgcattcccaatgcagggagcacggttggatccctggtccgaaaactaagatccagcattaaaaaaaaaaaacaaacctcttaCTACCTCAAAAGGCAGCTGCCTTATTATAATCCAAATCTACCTCAGTGATCTCTTTGACATTCAAAGTACCCCTTCCAACTGAACTTTTCAGTTCCTGATGTACCTCCACTAGAGACTGGCCACTCCGTtgccaaaaagagaagaaagaaagaaaacaaacaaaaagtagcTAAGTATGGAGAACATTCTAAATTCTTCCTCAATGTCTCCTTATTTTAGTGAACAAAAAATTAAAgggataatttctttttctgtcaacAATGGATCCTGATAGCCCAATGAACATTCATAGTTGCCAAATACGAGAAAAAAATCAACCTCTATTTTCAAAAACATAGTTGAAATTTGGGAAATAAAAGCAGACATGGTATTTCCTATGACTGGTGCTGAAATAATGTGGAAAGGACTCTTTCCATAGAAATAGGAGGAAATGGTTAAGTGTTACCTCGTGTCCCCAGGTTAGTGGGCCTGATGGCTGGTTCTGATCTGACACCCAAAGGATTCCTTAGACgcttaaaaagttattttcagtTCCTAGGGACAAAGAGGGAATTTTTCTGGAACTAACCTAAACAAACAGCAAAGCTAAACTGGGTAGCAGGATTTTTCTAATCTCAGAAAAAAACAGTGTTGTTTAAATCCACTGTTCATCAGGCACCATGGCCAATatgcaaagggaaaaagaaaactcttgcATTGCATTGGGAGAATTTAAATGTAGGCTAAAAGGGAGAGTAAAACCCAAGTGAAAATACCATAGAGCAAGCATCAGATGCCTGAGGCGGCAAATGCTAACACTTAACCCAATACAAAAATATTGCACTTAATTAGCTTGTTTGGACATTATTAAACACACCAAGCCAAACTATATTCCCTAATTTGGTATGTTCATAAGTGTCCATCAAGATAATTTCCTGAGGTTAGATTTAATTATGTTGGAATTAAGAGCCTTTTCCTTTGCAGACAAATACTTTAGAGATTAATTAAAGAATATTATTTGGATGTAAATGAATATGCATTCCTTTATCCAGCTGCACAAAAACgataaaatgatattttcctctttttcatgaAGGCAGAAGGATACAAAATCAAATTAGACCTTCAAATCTGGAAGTGAAAgacagatttcttctttgactccaaTCAATATATTTCAACCAACATTTACACAAGAGAATTTGATCCGCATATTACTGTGGTGAGTTTCACAGACAGAGAATCCTCATTTTGTGTGAGGACATGCCATACtttcaacattaaaaataaaaatgtcttataTTTCTCTCGTTTTAGCTTTAAGTCTATATACGCTACGTGCATGTGTACATGCTgtgtcacttcaatcgtgtccaactcattgcaaccctatcaactgcagcctgccaggctgctccatATAATACCATTAAGTATATATGCTGAATAAACTTCTGGGATAAAAACATATTTAGgcatttttatatgcatttttatatttatgtaattcATGACCAATTTAAACTCAGATAATGAATTTAACAGGAATAAAAAATTTCCTGTGCTACTGACCACAGTTGCTTCTTTACTTCAGCTTTAGAATTTAAAACTAAGACACAGCTTTTTAATGGTGTTTGTGCTGAAAAATGTGGGGGCCTTTTCTGGTCCCAACCCATAACTTCTTACGAGAACTGTGCAGATTCCAGACCATGCAGACTCAATGCTTACAGTCTAAGGGATGATCTTTCTCAGTCAATTTTGCAACCCTAGAATCAAAGATTCTAGTTGTCTAGTAAGGCACCTCCCATTTGCTTATACCTATTTTGAGACTGTTGTGATTAAAACATTGCTGCCTAAACAATTTGTTAAACACGTGACAGATGTTTCTCCAATACTAATATAGGTTCATTTTGCAAGCAAATCAGATTGTAATAAATGTATCTGAAGCTTGGTAATATGGGTCAGAGAAAGTAAGATGTAACCTCCGTGAAACACATTAAAGGCAGCAATTTAAGACATGCTTGTTTCTCCCTTGGACATACACttcttaataaaattattagttgaaaactataataaatatctttaaatatatctAAGTAAAGGAAAGTCAATCTAGCTTATTTGGGGGAGCGAGAATGCATACTCAATGTCATACATTCTTCTATCCTGAGAAAGCTCATTTTCTCCTGGTAAATGCTACATAGATCAATGTGAtcatataaaagaaaacacaagggaAATTTGGGTAAATAAGCAAATCATTAACAAGCAATAAATGATATCAGTCCCAACTGGACTGACTCTAAAAGACAGTATTTAAGTACTGTGTCATACTTAAAGAAGTAGAGATATTCCCATACTTCCAAGTGAAAAACACAAGCATCTTGTATTCTTAAACATTTGAAGCAACCTATAGTtgtagtttattttcttgggctccaaaatcactgcaggtggtggataaaattaaaagatacttgatccttggaagaaaagctatgacacacctggacagcatattaaaaggcagagatattactgtgctgacaaaggtccatctagtcaaagctatggtttttccagtagtcatgtatggatgtgagagttggaccatgaagaaagctgagtgccaaataactgatgcttttgaactgtggtgttggagaagactcttgagagtcctttggactgcaaggagatcaaaccagtcaatcctaaaagaaatcagtcccgaatattcattggaaggactgatgtgaagctgaagctccaatactttggccacctgatgcgaagaactgactcattggaaaagaccttgatgttgggaaagattgaaggcaggaagattaggggatgacagaggatgagatggttggatggcatcactgactcgatggacataagtttgagcaggctccgggagttggtgatggacagggaggcctggcgtgctgcagtccatggggtcacaaagagtcggacacaactgagagacttaactcaactgaactgaatagttgtAGTTCACAGCAGAAAGTCTTTTTCTCACCACTTCCTGAAATGAAGAAATCATCAAAATGcattttcttcctgcctttccaCATCCTCAGTAAACTCAACATCCTCTAATGTTCTGAGAATATTTTCTATCTTACCAGGTATTCATtttacattcattaaaaaatgagtcaaagaaaaaaaaaaaacttctgccaTGATAGGATTACctaacttttctcttttatggTCACCCAgtggaatggaaaagaatatagctGTTATGGTTCTTGAGTTTTTTTGACGTACTTGGCTATGAGCTCACCTGAGAGTCAGCTAGAAGTTCTagtcaatttaaaacaaaaagctacTTTGAATCCTGCGTCCACGATCAGAGTCCCAGCTTTCAATGTCCCTGATGTGTACACTAGCGCATTTGCTTCGGAAAATAAATGTTCAAACAAAACTGTTGAAGAGCAGCATGAAACACCCAGGATAATGTAAAGGAGTTCTCAGTCACATAACAATTAACAGACCAGTTCAACTAGCATCTCAAACCACCAGCTGCTTACGGAACACAGAGCGTGCTCACTGGTCAGTGCCTACAGCCCACAAAGTTCTTCCCACAAGCCAAGCGAGTGGTTCCAAAGTGCCTCGTCTATATAGTCTTACTGATGTGGGCACCAGATTAAAAATGTGTGCTGTTGACATAACGTGAGTCCTCCTGAGGTTTGCCAAGAGCTTGTCCGTGGTCAGTCAGACAACCTTCCAAAGATACTTCAATAGCCACTTCGGTGGTCTGTCGTCTACGGAGGACATCACCCTGGGACATGTCTAGAGGGGGACAGCCATTGTGCTCCGCACAGCCATTGACATGGGCCAGTGGCAGGGCCCCAGGGGGACAGCACAGCTTCTTGGCACAGCTCTTGGCGATGCAAGGGGAGCTGCAGAGCAGCTGCAAGTCCTTCTGCTCCAGGGGCTCCTTCAGGTCTGCCTTCTCAAACTGGATGGTCACACTGTGAATTCCGGCGTTGTGGAAGATTTCTCGAATTTTTCTGCTGGCATCCTGATCTCCCCCATCCTGCTGACACTTGATGTGCAGAGTGGCAATGATCTTCCCACTTATAAGCTCCCAGATGTGGACTTCATGGAGACTGCTAATTCCAGGCACAGCAGAGAGCTTACTCACtagaataaggaagagaaaacaatAGCCAAGGTGAGGGCTGTAATTGGAACATGGAACCACCGTGGGACAGGTAGGGTCCCTGTATGCCTTCTCACCAGAATGATGTCATTattaagaataaagaaaggaaaacagctgTACCTATACGAGCACATTTTCCCATaatcttcttcttcctctctgaGTTCCTCTAACATACAGGGTTAGCCCATAAAAGGCaattgaagaaaataagattCACAACAGCCCTCCCAAAATGCCCAGGTTGTTGAGTGTACAAGGCATTAAGTGCTCTGATGGATTGGCATAGGAATATAAAATAGGATGCCTTTTTTTAAAGGGGATTTGGCAATATAGAACAAAAACTTTTAGCAGCAATTCTAATACTAGGAAATTAACCAAAAGGAAACAACCAAATATTTACATATGAGAATACTTTGGGCAATACTTTTTgtgttaatgaaaaaaaatggaaacaacaagGAAACAGTCAATTATGTGACAGGTGATGACATAGCTGTGAAAAAGCAAACTGCATATTTAAGGCTATGAGGAAAGGTatataaggtatttttaaatgaaaaagccaATAGCTGGACTGTATATGTGGCATgatcttttcccctttttttaattaaatggtgtatatacacatacaaaaattCTTAGGCAGATAAAGTCTTGTTTCAGTGAATGACTGACACAAAAATACTGAGTGTTAATTTCTGGGTGGTAGGATTATGAGAGATTTCTATTTCCTTATTTAGgctcttctgtatttttcataCTTTCTAGCATTTATAAACATGGTATTGAACAGTGAATCCAAGCAACCTATAGCCAGATAATCTGAATTCCAGTTTAGTCATTTACTACCTGCAGGACCTGCATGACCTTACCCAgtccctctgtgcctcagtttccctacctgGAAATTAAGATAATCACAGTACCTCATAGGATTATTTTAAGATTAATATGAGTTAATACAAGCAAAGCATCTGGACAATATTACCTAGCATGTAATCAGTGCCATTAAAGTGTTGCTATTGTTATTACAgtctaattttaatattaatatctgctttatatatatacatatgtatgtgtatgtgtgtgaaagtcactcagtcatgtccaactctttgcaaccccatagactatgtgGTCCAtggaactctgcaggccagaatactggagtgggtagcctttcccttctccagggatatatacatatatataactttgTTAAAAGGCAATAAAAGGATATATATCACAAATTgccattgggttggccaaaagttcattcaggtttttccaagATGTTATGGAAGAACCCCaaagaactttttggtcaacccagtatGTGTTTATTTTGCTCTCTCCATGAGGAAACAAGCCCCTGGAGAGAGCCTCCTTCACCTCTGTCCTCCCCAGCCTGCAGCACTGCACAAAGATTAGGTATGCAGAACAGTCACACTGTAAATCACGCCTCTGGAGGGAAAGCCTAGCCACGGCAATACAGTGTATTAAGACCCATCAAATCTAATTTCAGCTAGCTGTCATGAAATAAGGTCTTCCAATTTTCAGCCACATAGTGGGCCTAGGCTTTAGTTCATGTTCATGGTCTCACCGATGAAGTAATGATAGAAAAATAGcaaagattcattaaaaaaaaagtgttttcctataaaaaacattctttccatttaaaaacacTAGAACTAAAGCTGTAAATTCAGTTTCTCACCAATATCTGGACAGCTCCCATTTAGACATTCTAGAAGGTCTCTAAAAATGTTACTCTCAGATGCACATAAACTGCAGTGAGAGCTTGCCCTTCTGTTTGAGCAGAGCAAAGAAACAGATTTCACTACTGAATGAGTGGATTGAAACATGGTCCATTTGCCTGTGTTTTAAGACACACGGTGACTTGCATGCCCACAAAAATCAATTAACTAGAAAGCAGGATATAGAATATGAAGGAATGACTCATATTTTCAGAATAGGGGGAATACAAATCAAGTCCTGGGCAGAGTGGCCTTATCTGAGTTAGAATAAATCCTTGACATGAAGTCAATAAATATCCCAGGAATATTAATAGGGACTGCCCAAGGAACACATTCTCAAAAACTCGCGGTAAAGTCAGAGAATGACGGGCTAAAAAGGACCTCTGGTTCTCGGAGCTGCGAGTCATCTTAGTAGCTGTAGTCGTCTACGAAACATAGAAGGATGTCTCAATTGCTTGGTGATTTAAAGTATTTCAAGATACATAAATCAAACACTGCTCTGAAATAATGCTGGCGCTTTGGCCTGAAGAACATTCAGTGGGCAGCGGTTTGAGATCTGAATGGCATGACTTACTCAGCTCTTCCATGTTGACACCTTTGGGGACCATCTGCAGCAGAATGGCAGCAGTCTCCTTGATGAGTGGGAAGGCAGATGATAAAATGATGATGACCATGACGACAGTCAGGCTGGGGTCAATGTAGCACTGCCAGTTACACGGGTCCTCGCGTTTCAGGGGAAGCACATAGAATATGATGGCCGTGATCACCACCACCACTGACCCCAGGGCATCCCCCATCACATGCAAAAGTACCCCtgtggggaagaaagaaagaccaATCAAGCCCAGATCCAGGTCTGGGAGCCGCATGACACTCAGTGACTTGGCTTCCCAGCTCCATGAATACCTGTTGctactttttttctgttctgttagaacagcaggctggattagaaagcaaaaacaatgacCATTGcatcacagaaaaacaaaaccccagacCACCATCCCATGACCCAGAGAACCCGGAATAGCCTAAGAAGATTCTGAGCTGCAAACGCCTGCAGGAAGATGGACTGGGCTAGTTCAAACTGCCACATTCCCTTCCCGAAATATATTTGCCTACTTTTCACTTAGCCTGTGGTTACTTAAACTGCATTTGGTGTAAGAGATCCTCTGGAATGTTCCCACTAAAGAACTCTTTGTctcaataaaataacatttaaattctaCAGATAATAGCAAAAATTGAGGTTGCCTTTACTTAAGGGAACCACTTTGAAAAGCTTTAATTATGATATAGAAAACATGTCATCCCAGCAAAGAAGATCTAAATGTCCAGTCATTTGTTGGACATAGACTAAATAaactgtgcttagtcattcagtcctatctgactctttgcgatcccatgaactatagcctgccaggcacctctgtccatgggaattctccagacaagaataccagagtaggttgccatactctcctccagaggatcttcccaacccagggattgagcccaggtctcccacattgcaggtggattctttactgtctgagccatcgaGGAAGCCCAGACTAAATTGGGATTTAGTGAATTAGGTGAAGATTTGTCAGAAGGATTATACAGTATAAacataacattttttgtttttgtgtcttttttttaactttctgtacATCAGA belongs to Bos javanicus breed banteng chromosome 16, ARS-OSU_banteng_1.0, whole genome shotgun sequence and includes:
- the SLC30A10 gene encoding calcium/manganese antiporter SLC30A10 isoform X3 — its product is MGRYSGRSFRLILMCIVSMLLFVMELVISHIGNSLSLTSDAFAVLSHLVSMIIGLFGVRASSIQQHRKSTFGFLRADVVGAFGNSVFAVALMFSILVEAVKRYIDPQKTERPLLVLSAGVIGLFFNILNYAIFLDCCYCAARGPQGDAEAGDSLNTQNEPEETMKKEKKSEALNIRGVLLHVMGDALGSVVVVITAIIFYVLPLKREDPCNWQCYIDPSLTVVMVIIILSSAFPLIKETAAILLQMVPKGVNMEELMSKLSAVPGISSLHEVHIWELISGKIIATLHIKCQQDGGDQDASRKIREIFHNAGIHSVTIQFEKADLKEPLEQKDLQLLCSSPCIAKSCAKKLCCPPGALPLAHVNGCAEHNGCPPLDMSQGDVLRRRQTTEVAIEVSLEGCLTDHGQALGKPQEDSRYVNSTHF
- the SLC30A10 gene encoding calcium/manganese antiporter SLC30A10 isoform X2, giving the protein MKKEKKSEALNIRGVLLHVMGDALGSVVVVITAIIFYVLPLKREDPCNWQCYIDPSLTVVMVIIILSSAFPLIKETAAILLQMVPKGVNMEELMSKLSAVPGISSLHEVHIWELISGKIIATLHIKCQQDGGDQDASRKIREIFHNAGIHSVTIQFEKADLKEPLEQKDLQLLCSSPCIAKSCAKKLCCPPGALPLAHVNGCAEHNGCPPLDMSQGDVLRRRQTTEVAIEVSLEGCLTDHGQALGKPQEDSRYVNSTHF
- the SLC30A10 gene encoding calcium/manganese antiporter SLC30A10 isoform X1 translates to MGRYSGKTCRLLFMLVLTVAFFVAELVSGYLGNSIALLSDSFNMLSDLISLCVGLSAGYIARRPRGGLGATYGYARAEVVGALSNAVFLTALCFTIFVEAVLRLARPERIDDPELVLIVGALGLAVNVVGLLIFQDCAAWFACCGRRRRLQQQQHPQPAAGVGSRGAFGDPQGAECGWHAGALPAPGRDSAVTLRASSVDRKDEKGATVFSNVAGDSLNTQNEPEETMKKEKKSEALNIRGVLLHVMGDALGSVVVVITAIIFYVLPLKREDPCNWQCYIDPSLTVVMVIIILSSAFPLIKETAAILLQMVPKGVNMEELMSKLSAVPGISSLHEVHIWELISGKIIATLHIKCQQDGGDQDASRKIREIFHNAGIHSVTIQFEKADLKEPLEQKDLQLLCSSPCIAKSCAKKLCCPPGALPLAHVNGCAEHNGCPPLDMSQGDVLRRRQTTEVAIEVSLEGCLTDHGQALGKPQEDSRYVNSTHF